One part of the Desulfonema ishimotonii genome encodes these proteins:
- a CDS encoding class I SAM-dependent methyltransferase: MIDHFGLSATFYDRFIGRPDFGKLCRMLRLPAKGRMLDAGGGTGRVAAHLRKLVDHLVVLDASGKMLAQARHRDLAAVAAHAEHLPFPDAHFDRILVTDALHHFRDQQAAIREFARVLSPGGLLAVEEPDIRRFPVKLVAVAETLLMMRSHFHSPVQIREMMARSGLSARTDGGPVFRAWITGEKPV, from the coding sequence ATGATCGACCATTTTGGCCTGAGCGCCACGTTTTACGACCGTTTTATCGGCAGGCCCGACTTCGGAAAGCTCTGCCGCATGCTCCGGCTGCCCGCAAAGGGGCGGATGCTGGACGCCGGGGGCGGCACGGGCCGGGTTGCCGCTCATCTCCGGAAACTGGTGGATCACCTGGTGGTACTCGATGCCTCCGGAAAGATGCTGGCACAGGCCCGGCACCGGGATCTGGCCGCAGTGGCGGCCCATGCCGAACACCTCCCCTTCCCGGACGCTCATTTCGACCGCATCCTGGTGACGGATGCCCTGCACCATTTCCGGGATCAGCAGGCCGCCATCCGGGAATTTGCCCGCGTCCTCAGCCCCGGCGGTCTTCTGGCGGTCGAAGAGCCGGATATCCGGCGGTTCCCCGTAAAGCTGGTCGCTGTGGCGGAAACCCTTTTAATGATGCGGAGCCATTTTCATTCTCCGGTTCAGATCCGGGAAATGATGGCCCGTTCCGGTCTTTCGGCCCGGACAGACGGCGGGCCGGTCTTCCGCGCATGGATTACAGGAGAAAAACCCGTATGA
- a CDS encoding sodium:solute symporter family transporter, translating to MITPLTTLVLVTTFGAAMFATGAIQGRADTLERFLVAKRSVGLISGALSVAASWIWAPALFIAAQKAYQQGLPGLIWFTVPNVGCLILFAFLAARIRRVFPHGYTLPQYIAARFDSRTHRIYIFTFLSLQVCALGVQLIAGAALLNAMSGLPYVAGVLILAGIFTSYSVIDGLRASVRTDVFQMIVIFFGMAVLIPLAFHNGGGLATLKAGLSGVSGNFGNPFDPYVAYTFGITVTIGLMSGPVGDQQHWQRAFAFREGQAFRGYLLGALIFAVVPLAMSIPGFMAAGNPQAAPGVYAGTLSAQQVGPEVIRTLLPPWGMLIFMVMILCGLASTGDSALCAGGSLIAVDIYQRYMAPDAPEEHILRISRLSVLGISALSVAIALIPGISVLSLFLFYGTLRSSTLMPTLVLLFRKNIPPWGIFWGVALAILLGLPAYLFGQMTGNTGLRVGANIGIVLISLTLPCLAAALRTRSGAR from the coding sequence ATGATCACCCCCCTCACCACACTGGTTCTGGTGACCACCTTCGGCGCTGCCATGTTCGCCACCGGCGCGATACAGGGCCGGGCCGACACCCTGGAGCGCTTTCTGGTGGCCAAACGTTCTGTCGGCCTCATCAGCGGCGCACTGAGCGTTGCCGCATCGTGGATCTGGGCTCCGGCCCTCTTTATCGCAGCCCAGAAGGCCTATCAGCAGGGGCTGCCCGGACTGATCTGGTTTACCGTACCCAACGTCGGATGCCTGATCCTGTTCGCCTTTCTGGCGGCCCGCATCCGCAGGGTATTTCCCCACGGCTACACCCTGCCCCAGTACATCGCGGCCCGGTTTGATTCCCGCACCCACCGGATCTACATTTTCACCTTCCTCTCACTTCAGGTCTGCGCCCTGGGTGTGCAGCTGATTGCCGGGGCCGCCCTGCTGAACGCCATGAGCGGCCTTCCCTATGTGGCGGGCGTCCTGATCCTCGCGGGAATTTTCACCTCCTACTCGGTCATCGACGGACTCCGGGCCTCTGTCCGCACGGACGTATTCCAGATGATCGTCATCTTTTTCGGCATGGCGGTGCTGATCCCCCTGGCCTTTCACAACGGCGGCGGGCTGGCGACGCTGAAAGCCGGGCTGAGCGGGGTCTCCGGCAATTTTGGCAACCCCTTTGACCCGTATGTGGCCTATACCTTCGGCATCACCGTCACCATCGGCCTCATGAGCGGACCGGTGGGCGACCAGCAGCACTGGCAGCGCGCCTTTGCGTTTCGGGAGGGGCAGGCCTTCAGAGGCTATCTGCTGGGCGCGCTGATTTTTGCCGTCGTGCCGCTGGCCATGAGCATTCCCGGATTTATGGCGGCGGGCAATCCCCAGGCAGCCCCCGGGGTTTACGCGGGCACACTCTCGGCCCAGCAGGTGGGACCGGAGGTCATCCGCACCCTGCTGCCGCCGTGGGGGATGCTGATCTTTATGGTGATGATCCTCTGCGGACTCGCCTCTACCGGCGATTCGGCCCTGTGCGCCGGCGGATCGCTGATTGCGGTGGACATTTACCAGCGCTACATGGCCCCGGACGCCCCGGAGGAACACATCCTCCGCATCTCCCGCCTTTCCGTCCTGGGCATATCTGCCCTTTCGGTCGCCATTGCGCTCATTCCGGGCATCTCCGTTCTGAGCCTCTTTCTCTTCTACGGCACATTGCGCTCTTCCACCCTCATGCCCACCCTCGTGCTGCTGTTCCGGAAAAATATTCCACCGTGGGGGATATTCTGGGGGGTGGCGCTGGCGATCCTTCTGGGCCTGCCCGCCTATCTTTTCGGGCAGATGACCGGCAACACCGGCCTCCGGGTCGGGGCCAATATCGGCATTGTTCTGATTTCACTGACGCTCCCCTGCCTGGCCGCAGCCCTGCGGACACGGTCCGGGGCGCGCTGA